A part of Paenibacillus donghaensis genomic DNA contains:
- a CDS encoding TVP38/TMEM64 family protein, with protein MTETINSWIDWLLQTLGLSGPSILFATLPLALLQSLFGFFPFAILIVLHVSEFEIIGGMVISWLACNVGTVLTYFFFRRYLYNWFDRKWMHKLKRYDKWQKYLDRYGIWTLVLLRTVPIVPNNIINLMSAISPIKAPAFIWGTVLGNMSYIWLFGTIGSSLIVPREEWSGFLTWYAVFMAILVAVFIRRHWSHLQEDKRSRMQ; from the coding sequence ATGACAGAGACGATTAACAGCTGGATTGACTGGTTGCTGCAGACGCTGGGCCTCAGCGGCCCTTCTATTCTATTTGCCACACTACCGCTGGCGCTGCTGCAGAGCTTGTTTGGATTTTTTCCATTTGCCATTCTGATTGTATTGCATGTATCGGAATTTGAAATTATTGGCGGAATGGTGATTAGCTGGCTGGCCTGTAATGTGGGGACGGTGCTGACCTATTTTTTCTTCCGGCGTTATTTGTATAATTGGTTCGACCGCAAATGGATGCATAAGCTCAAGCGGTATGATAAGTGGCAGAAATACCTGGACCGTTACGGGATATGGACGCTGGTGCTGCTGCGCACGGTTCCGATTGTGCCCAACAATATCATCAACCTGATGTCAGCGATCTCGCCGATCAAAGCCCCCGCTTTCATCTGGGGAACCGTACTCGGCAATATGTCCTATATCTGGCTGTTTGGTACAATTGGTTCCAGCCTGATTGTTCCCAGAGAGGAATGGAGCGGATTCCTTACCTGGTATGCGGTGTTTATGGCCATTCTGGTTGCGGTATTTATCCGCCGCCATTGGAGCCATCTGCAGGAGGACAAACGCAGTAGAATGCAATGA
- a CDS encoding ABC transporter permease — translation MDIPKIPLGKAVEWLEHWLELYFGPVFDLILTVIGGMVQGIETGLTILPALVVIVLIAALSYWIGKWRLALFAVVGLLLIDNLGLWGPTMQSLALVLTASILAVVIGVPIGILCAQSNNFKNIVTPILDFMQTMPAFVYLLPAVSFFSLGVVPGVIASIIFAIPPTIRLTNLGIRQVSEELVEAADAFGSTPWQKLIKLQLPLAMPTMMAGINQTIMLSLSMVVISSMIGSQGVGTYVYRAVSQAKTGAGFEAGIAIVIIAILLDRMTQNLLKPKHK, via the coding sequence ATGGATATTCCCAAGATTCCGCTGGGTAAGGCGGTCGAATGGCTGGAGCATTGGCTAGAGCTTTATTTTGGCCCCGTATTCGATTTGATTCTCACTGTAATCGGCGGTATGGTGCAAGGCATCGAAACCGGACTTACCATCCTGCCGGCTCTCGTAGTGATCGTCCTGATTGCTGCCCTGAGTTACTGGATCGGCAAATGGCGCCTCGCGTTATTCGCGGTAGTCGGCCTGCTGCTAATCGATAATCTCGGCCTGTGGGGGCCGACGATGCAATCGCTGGCGCTGGTGCTGACAGCATCTATTCTGGCCGTGGTGATCGGCGTGCCGATTGGGATTCTGTGCGCACAGAGCAACAACTTCAAGAATATTGTGACGCCGATTCTCGACTTTATGCAGACGATGCCTGCCTTTGTGTATCTGCTGCCTGCAGTGTCCTTTTTCTCACTGGGTGTTGTGCCCGGTGTTATCGCTTCCATTATCTTCGCCATTCCACCTACCATCCGGCTGACCAATCTGGGTATCCGCCAGGTATCGGAGGAGCTGGTGGAGGCTGCGGATGCGTTCGGCTCGACTCCTTGGCAGAAGCTGATCAAGCTGCAGCTGCCGCTTGCCATGCCTACCATGATGGCTGGAATTAACCAGACTATTATGCTATCGCTGTCGATGGTGGTTATCTCGTCGATGATTGGTTCGCAGGGCGTAGGGACCTATGTGTACCGTGCGGTATCACAAGCCAAGACCGGTGCCGGCTTCGAAGCCGGGATTGCGATTGTTATTATTGCGATTCTGCTCGACCGCATGACTCAGAATTTATTGAAACCCAAACATAAATAA
- a CDS encoding 5'-nucleotidase C-terminal domain-containing protein has protein sequence MVISLRLRKWLVSGLAALLVAGNVLPAAQTAQAAPDNSQVVISQVYGGGGNSGAEFRNDFIELYNPTNQAVDLTGWKVRYASATGNFDSTKNSTDLQGTIPANGYYLIQEAAGTGGRADLPLADATGSLAMAGGAGKVDLLDSSDQTVDLVGYGPTSNKSEGNLPTPALSATTAAIRQAAPTAPADSRGLDTDNNAADFAVQAPSPRNSRYGLAPVQASPVTASPSSNAWPAGTEISLSSPTVGASVYAAVYGSGGTSSYQPYTGAITLSENTEIKAYASEPGLPDSPVSTFDYTIISKTTIAAARTAAKAHNVLTEGIVTHIDGPDTYIQDDSGAILLYNFPAFAAVGDRVEVSGSMDIYNNLQEIKPQAGLGYSVLEPNAGVPAPKLLTAADLTEASGEAHEAELVTLQDVTITKKNGSTVTASQGGQSFTIYSALPKLVEGATFESITGVIKQYNTVYQFVPLNENALVEKTLSVMASPGAGRIITGSKVTLSSPTVDAAIYYTLDKTMPTPASQLYSAPLTIDADVTITAIAVAEGQTSEVYTFAYTASETPRIHDIQGEGHTSEYAEQTVTDVEGIVTQYGYYFNDGRYKGFFIQDLEPDDNVNTSEGIFVFSTDNALKPAIGELVSVTGKVSEYNEGSSSNLTSTQITLSSITKLPNTGQKLPEPIVLGKDGRAIPASIIDNDGMKEFQPAEDAIDFYESLEGMLVKLPTPTILSPYWTSGNGNSQVYNIPTRVDNGTPDVITPAGGLVLKGAGNLNPQRLLIAYGNPGKEVSTGDTFAGDITGVIAYNNGNFKVIPANGTLPEINAGTFQQETTTLAVNEDKLLIASYNIENYYPGVGAAKTQKLADSITANMKKPDIIGVVEMQDSNGETNNGTVEASAAELIQAIQTAGGPAYQYIDIAPENNKDGGAPGGNIRVGFLYNPARVQLADSVNGDKGTATQAVAYDTVTDKLTYNPGRVDPTNPAFASSRKPLAAQFEFGGEKVIVIASHFNSKGGDNGPFGNVQPPVLSSEAQRHEIAAVVNGFVQEIVTANPDANIVALGDLNDFQFTRTAEILKGNELDNLIDTLPLNEQYTYTYDGNSQVLDHILVSKNLTAAAEVDVVHLNADFSPARGRVSDHDAVLAQLDFAESTAFPLTILHTNDTHANLDTSSSPNSVLRRVTAIKEAKASSTNPLLVDAGDVFSGTLYFNKYLGLADLDFMNLVGYDAMTFGNHEFDKDSGVLSKFIGKAQFPFVSSNVNFSNDDILNKMFKNEIGLPSDDATIYPALITEVDGQRIGLVGLTTEDTANIASPGQVTFDDAFAKAEATVAMLQAEDINKIIVLSHLGYDEDVKLARAVGGIDIIVGGHSHTKLDEAVVDNSDPAAPKLIVQTGEKGQFLGKLEVEFDQAGVLTSWNNELISIDAKTDGVYNIAEDPEAKHILDTYYKPGIQELANEVVGQSDVVLNGVRNDVRTKETNLGNLIADGMLSAAQAAGTKAVIALQNGGGIRDSINEGPITQGEVLTVLPFNNDLVTITLTGQEIKDAMENGVSRTPAADGRFPHVAGLKFYYDSTKPVNERVLRMEVKNGDNYVPIDLNASYEVATNAFTAKGGDFYISLEKAYNEGRVNLLYLPDYEVLTNYIDTVGPITAATSAVEGRIIDLNGSPLPETDKDFSLRILHTNDTHSHLENVVKRVTAIKQERTGNTLLLDAGDVFSGTLYFTKFEGLADLEFMNYIGYDAMTFGNHEFDKGLPVLKSFVDKANFPFVSSNIDFMSKDNELKSSYKNEIGVIADNASELKGQIYPAVVKEVYGEQVAIFGLTTEDTVGLSSPGGNIAFEDYKTSAANTVKLLQEQGINKIIALSHLGYSVDRQLAEQVPGIDVIVGGHSHTKLDQPVVLNEDDERTLIVQTGEYGANLGKLDVAFDGKGVITSYNGKLLDVTTFADDAQAKEMLVKYDAELTTIRNTVVGNTDVELNVNRLIDGKSTRVVRKEETNLGNLITDGINSKSQELVTKLLSPDELSSIKGFVAIQNGGGIRAGIDKGEITLGEVLTVMPFSNSLVALKVTGQEIIDSLENGVSGLETDQGRFAQVSGMRYTYDSMKKPEIIHPTTNVLQQKGERILSVDIRQADGSYSAIDPAAYYILSTNSFMAGGGDFYGSLAKAKADGRYYELYLPDYEVFTEYLTKAGTVAIGKEGRITDLQGAAPTPAPTSPPLPLPTSAPVAPVATATPAATAAPAASPQVTTISAADLTSQLAALPSSSNELVIPVTASAGGARIVLPGSVITRQAAARPETVLTFTANGASYSLPVRVINGAALARQLGTSDFTITVSLLQADAAAISSVNQAISSEQGSVTLAAPVMEFSITAEAGERSVPLNSFGSVYVTRTLTAPGSLNPQNATAVVFDPATGKLSFVPSVFETKADGTTLVTIKRNSNSYYTVVRSTQTFGDTAGHWAKSSIDLLASKLIINGSSADTFSPGQSISRAEFAALITRSLGLAPASGETTFKDVSSGAWYAEAVRTAAAAGLISGYTDGSFMPSSPITRQEMASILAKAIKYTGKTLTADAAVLAKFSDAAGIAAWSRSSVAEIAAEGIIQGTPDGRFAPQKQATRAEAVTMLEKTLKLLQFIN, from the coding sequence ATGGTTATATCCTTAAGATTGCGAAAATGGTTGGTCTCAGGACTAGCTGCCTTGTTGGTAGCCGGGAATGTATTGCCAGCCGCTCAAACTGCCCAGGCAGCGCCGGATAACAGCCAGGTGGTTATTTCACAGGTTTACGGCGGCGGCGGTAACAGCGGAGCTGAGTTTAGAAATGATTTCATTGAATTATATAATCCTACTAATCAGGCCGTGGATTTAACAGGCTGGAAGGTTCGTTATGCCAGTGCTACAGGCAACTTCGACTCAACCAAAAACTCCACAGATCTGCAAGGGACCATTCCCGCAAATGGCTATTATCTGATTCAAGAAGCTGCGGGAACTGGCGGCAGGGCAGACCTGCCGCTTGCGGATGCCACGGGCAGCCTGGCTATGGCTGGCGGGGCCGGAAAGGTTGACCTCTTAGACAGCTCCGACCAAACCGTTGATTTGGTTGGCTACGGACCTACAAGCAATAAATCCGAGGGTAACCTTCCGACCCCAGCCCTGTCCGCTACAACAGCCGCCATCCGCCAGGCCGCTCCAACTGCGCCTGCAGACAGCCGCGGTCTGGATACGGACAACAATGCCGCAGACTTCGCAGTCCAGGCACCAAGTCCGCGGAACAGCCGCTATGGGCTGGCACCTGTTCAAGCAAGTCCAGTTACTGCTTCCCCAAGCTCCAATGCCTGGCCGGCAGGCACAGAAATTTCGCTTAGCTCACCAACCGTTGGTGCATCTGTCTATGCAGCCGTTTACGGATCAGGCGGCACAAGCAGCTATCAACCGTACACCGGAGCGATTACATTAAGCGAGAATACGGAAATCAAGGCATACGCTTCAGAGCCGGGATTGCCAGACAGCCCGGTTTCAACCTTTGACTATACCATTATCTCCAAGACTACTATCGCAGCCGCACGTACCGCAGCCAAGGCACACAATGTCTTGACTGAAGGCATAGTGACACACATAGATGGACCGGATACCTACATACAGGATGACTCCGGTGCAATCCTGCTATATAACTTCCCTGCATTTGCCGCAGTTGGGGACCGCGTTGAAGTTAGCGGTTCTATGGACATTTATAACAATCTGCAGGAAATCAAGCCGCAAGCCGGACTTGGCTACAGTGTGCTTGAACCAAATGCAGGTGTTCCTGCACCGAAGCTGCTGACAGCAGCAGACCTGACTGAAGCGAGCGGCGAGGCTCACGAAGCTGAGCTGGTCACCCTCCAGGATGTCACCATCACTAAGAAGAACGGCAGCACGGTGACAGCAAGCCAAGGCGGCCAATCCTTCACCATCTATTCCGCGTTGCCCAAGCTCGTGGAAGGCGCCACGTTCGAGAGTATCACTGGCGTGATCAAGCAATACAATACAGTCTATCAATTCGTTCCTCTAAACGAGAATGCTTTGGTGGAGAAGACTCTGTCCGTTATGGCCAGCCCTGGTGCAGGCCGCATCATTACCGGCAGCAAGGTTACTCTCTCCAGTCCGACTGTAGACGCTGCTATCTACTATACACTGGATAAGACAATGCCAACTCCGGCCAGCCAGTTATACTCGGCTCCACTGACCATTGACGCAGACGTTACAATCACAGCAATTGCTGTAGCAGAGGGACAGACCAGCGAGGTCTATACTTTTGCCTACACAGCTTCAGAAACACCGCGTATTCATGATATCCAGGGAGAAGGACACACTTCCGAATATGCAGAACAAACCGTAACTGATGTAGAAGGAATCGTCACCCAATACGGCTACTATTTCAATGACGGCAGATACAAAGGTTTCTTCATCCAAGACCTTGAACCGGACGATAACGTAAATACATCTGAAGGCATTTTCGTATTCAGCACAGACAACGCTCTGAAGCCGGCAATCGGAGAACTCGTGTCCGTTACTGGCAAAGTGTCTGAATACAATGAGGGAAGCAGCAGCAATCTGACCTCTACCCAAATCACATTATCTTCAATTACCAAACTTCCAAACACAGGCCAGAAACTGCCGGAACCGATTGTTCTTGGCAAAGATGGACGGGCCATTCCAGCCTCCATTATCGACAATGATGGAATGAAGGAGTTTCAACCGGCAGAGGATGCCATAGATTTCTATGAATCCCTGGAAGGTATGCTTGTCAAGCTGCCGACACCAACCATTCTCAGTCCATACTGGACCAGCGGCAACGGAAATTCCCAAGTCTACAACATTCCAACAAGAGTGGACAATGGTACGCCAGACGTTATTACTCCAGCTGGTGGACTAGTGCTGAAGGGTGCTGGAAATCTGAACCCGCAGCGCCTCCTGATCGCTTACGGCAATCCGGGTAAGGAAGTCAGCACCGGAGATACTTTTGCCGGAGATATTACGGGCGTCATCGCCTACAACAATGGCAACTTCAAGGTTATTCCTGCCAATGGCACACTGCCTGAAATTAACGCCGGCACGTTCCAGCAGGAAACGACGACACTTGCAGTCAATGAGGACAAGCTGTTAATCGCTTCTTATAACATTGAGAACTATTATCCGGGCGTTGGAGCAGCCAAGACTCAGAAGCTTGCTGATTCCATCACAGCCAATATGAAGAAGCCGGATATCATCGGCGTTGTGGAGATGCAGGACAGCAATGGTGAAACCAATAATGGCACCGTGGAAGCCAGTGCAGCCGAGCTGATCCAGGCCATTCAGACTGCCGGAGGCCCTGCCTATCAATATATTGACATCGCCCCTGAGAACAATAAGGACGGCGGTGCACCGGGCGGTAACATTCGTGTAGGCTTCCTGTATAATCCGGCCAGAGTTCAGCTGGCAGACAGTGTGAACGGAGACAAGGGTACCGCCACGCAAGCTGTCGCTTACGATACTGTGACAGACAAGCTGACTTATAACCCAGGCCGGGTTGATCCGACGAACCCTGCTTTCGCAAGTTCGCGCAAGCCGCTTGCCGCCCAATTTGAATTTGGCGGGGAGAAGGTCATCGTAATCGCCAGCCATTTCAATTCCAAAGGCGGAGATAACGGTCCTTTCGGGAATGTGCAGCCTCCCGTGCTCTCCAGTGAAGCACAGCGGCATGAAATTGCCGCGGTTGTGAACGGTTTTGTCCAAGAAATTGTGACCGCCAATCCGGATGCTAACATTGTTGCGCTCGGTGACCTGAATGATTTCCAGTTCACCCGGACGGCAGAGATTCTGAAAGGCAACGAGCTGGACAACCTGATTGATACCCTGCCGCTTAACGAGCAGTATACCTACACTTATGACGGCAACTCTCAGGTACTTGATCATATCCTGGTCAGCAAGAATCTGACGGCGGCCGCTGAGGTTGACGTGGTCCATCTGAATGCCGATTTCTCACCGGCGAGGGGCCGGGTATCCGACCATGATGCGGTATTGGCGCAGCTTGATTTCGCGGAAAGCACTGCTTTCCCCCTAACCATCCTGCATACTAACGACACCCATGCCAATCTGGACACCAGCAGCTCGCCGAACAGTGTTCTGCGCCGCGTGACAGCAATCAAAGAAGCCAAGGCAAGCTCAACGAACCCTCTGCTGGTAGATGCTGGCGATGTGTTCTCAGGCACCCTTTATTTCAACAAATATCTGGGGCTGGCGGATCTGGACTTTATGAATCTGGTGGGCTATGACGCCATGACTTTCGGCAACCATGAATTCGACAAGGATTCCGGGGTGCTCTCCAAATTCATCGGCAAGGCCCAGTTCCCGTTCGTCTCCTCCAACGTAAATTTCTCGAATGATGATATTCTAAACAAAATGTTCAAGAACGAAATTGGCCTGCCAAGCGATGATGCAACCATCTATCCTGCTCTGATTACGGAAGTCGACGGGCAGCGGATCGGTCTGGTTGGCTTGACTACAGAAGATACGGCCAACATTGCTTCTCCGGGGCAAGTCACCTTCGACGATGCCTTCGCCAAGGCAGAGGCAACGGTCGCTATGCTGCAAGCGGAAGACATCAACAAGATTATTGTGTTGTCCCATCTCGGCTACGATGAGGATGTCAAGCTGGCCCGTGCGGTCGGCGGCATCGATATCATCGTTGGCGGACACAGCCATACGAAGCTGGATGAAGCTGTTGTGGACAACAGCGACCCTGCTGCACCGAAGCTGATTGTACAGACAGGTGAGAAAGGCCAGTTCCTCGGCAAGCTCGAAGTTGAGTTCGATCAGGCAGGCGTACTGACCTCATGGAACAACGAATTGATCTCGATTGATGCCAAAACCGACGGCGTCTACAATATTGCCGAAGACCCTGAAGCGAAGCATATTCTGGACACGTACTACAAGCCAGGCATCCAAGAGTTGGCCAACGAAGTTGTAGGTCAGTCTGACGTTGTCCTGAACGGCGTACGGAACGATGTGCGCACCAAGGAAACCAACCTGGGCAATCTGATTGCAGACGGCATGCTCTCCGCGGCCCAAGCAGCCGGAACCAAGGCTGTCATTGCCCTGCAGAATGGCGGAGGTATCCGTGACTCTATTAATGAAGGGCCGATCACACAAGGCGAAGTATTGACGGTACTTCCTTTCAACAATGATCTGGTCACCATTACCCTGACCGGCCAGGAGATCAAGGATGCGATGGAGAACGGCGTCTCCAGAACACCGGCAGCCGATGGGCGTTTCCCGCACGTGGCTGGCCTGAAGTTCTATTATGACTCTACGAAGCCGGTGAATGAGCGTGTGCTGCGCATGGAAGTGAAGAATGGAGACAACTATGTTCCAATCGACCTGAATGCCTCCTATGAAGTGGCGACCAACGCTTTTACAGCCAAGGGCGGAGATTTCTACATCTCTCTTGAGAAAGCCTACAATGAAGGCCGTGTAAATCTGCTGTATCTGCCGGATTATGAGGTATTGACGAATTATATTGACACAGTTGGACCAATCACTGCCGCAACCTCTGCCGTGGAAGGACGGATCATTGACCTGAACGGCAGCCCGCTGCCGGAGACGGATAAGGACTTCTCGCTCCGTATCCTGCACACGAACGACACACACAGTCACCTAGAGAATGTGGTGAAGCGGGTAACGGCAATCAAGCAGGAAAGAACCGGCAATACCCTCCTGCTCGACGCAGGCGATGTATTCTCAGGCACCCTGTATTTCACGAAATTCGAGGGTCTTGCCGACCTGGAATTCATGAACTATATCGGCTACGATGCCATGACTTTCGGAAATCATGAGTTTGATAAGGGCTTGCCTGTACTGAAGTCTTTTGTTGATAAAGCTAACTTCCCTTTTGTAAGCTCCAACATTGATTTCATGAGCAAGGACAACGAGCTTAAGAGCAGCTACAAGAACGAGATTGGCGTAATAGCCGACAACGCTTCGGAGCTGAAGGGCCAGATTTATCCGGCTGTTGTAAAAGAAGTCTACGGAGAACAGGTTGCCATCTTCGGTCTGACGACAGAGGATACCGTGGGTCTGTCCTCACCGGGCGGCAATATTGCCTTCGAGGACTACAAGACAAGCGCAGCTAACACGGTTAAACTGCTGCAAGAGCAAGGCATCAACAAAATTATTGCCCTGTCCCATCTGGGCTACAGCGTAGATCGGCAGCTGGCAGAACAAGTACCGGGCATCGACGTCATTGTAGGCGGACATTCCCATACGAAGCTGGATCAGCCTGTCGTCTTGAATGAAGACGACGAACGGACGTTGATTGTTCAGACCGGAGAATACGGAGCAAATCTCGGGAAGCTGGACGTAGCGTTTGACGGTAAGGGAGTTATCACCTCCTACAACGGCAAGCTGCTGGACGTCACTACTTTCGCCGATGATGCTCAGGCCAAGGAAATGCTGGTCAAATATGACGCTGAGCTAACAACGATCCGCAATACGGTGGTCGGCAATACGGACGTTGAGCTGAACGTGAACCGTCTAATTGACGGCAAATCGACACGCGTTGTCCGCAAAGAGGAGACCAACCTTGGAAATCTGATTACAGACGGCATTAACAGCAAGTCCCAAGAGCTGGTTACCAAGCTGCTGTCACCAGACGAACTGTCCTCCATCAAAGGTTTTGTCGCCATCCAGAACGGCGGAGGCATCCGGGCCGGCATCGACAAAGGCGAGATTACACTTGGAGAAGTGCTGACCGTTATGCCTTTCTCCAACAGTCTCGTAGCTCTGAAAGTAACCGGACAAGAAATTATAGACTCCCTGGAGAACGGGGTCAGCGGGCTGGAGACGGATCAGGGAAGATTCGCTCAAGTATCCGGCATGAGGTACACCTACGACTCCATGAAGAAGCCGGAAATCATTCATCCCACAACAAATGTACTGCAGCAGAAGGGTGAACGTATCCTATCCGTAGACATCAGACAGGCTGACGGAAGCTATAGCGCTATTGATCCGGCAGCCTACTATATCCTGTCCACGAATTCCTTCATGGCTGGCGGTGGAGACTTCTATGGCTCACTTGCCAAAGCCAAGGCTGACGGACGTTATTATGAACTGTACCTGCCGGATTATGAAGTATTCACTGAATATCTCACCAAAGCAGGGACTGTAGCCATCGGCAAGGAAGGCCGCATTACCGACCTTCAGGGAGCAGCTCCGACACCAGCTCCGACGTCACCACCGCTACCGCTGCCAACATCAGCTCCGGTAGCTCCGGTAGCGACGGCTACACCTGCCGCAACAGCTGCACCTGCTGCTTCGCCACAGGTTACCACCATTTCGGCAGCGGATCTGACGTCACAGCTGGCCGCTCTGCCGAGCAGCAGCAACGAGCTGGTAATCCCAGTCACAGCATCCGCGGGCGGCGCAAGAATAGTGCTTCCGGGCAGTGTGATTACCCGGCAAGCGGCAGCCCGGCCTGAGACTGTCCTTACTTTCACTGCAAACGGCGCTTCTTATTCATTGCCAGTCCGCGTAATCAACGGAGCAGCTCTTGCCCGGCAGTTGGGTACAAGTGACTTTACAATCACGGTATCCCTCCTGCAAGCGGATGCTGCCGCCATCAGCAGCGTGAATCAGGCGATCTCGTCAGAACAAGGTTCTGTAACACTAGCTGCGCCTGTGATGGAATTCAGCATCACTGCTGAAGCCGGGGAGAGAAGCGTACCGCTGAACAGCTTCGGCAGCGTTTATGTTACGCGGACCCTTACAGCACCGGGTTCCCTGAATCCGCAGAATGCAACAGCTGTAGTATTTGATCCTGCTACCGGCAAGCTGTCCTTCGTGCCTTCCGTATTTGAAACCAAGGCCGACGGAACAACCCTGGTAACGATCAAACGCAACAGCAACAGCTATTACACTGTTGTTCGTTCCACTCAGACCTTCGGCGATACTGCCGGACACTGGGCCAAATCTTCCATTGATCTGCTGGCTTCGAAGCTGATCATCAACGGAAGCAGCGCAGACACCTTCTCGCCTGGGCAGTCCATTAGCCGTGCCGAATTCGCGGCATTGATTACACGGTCTCTGGGACTCGCTCCGGCAAGCGGAGAAACTACTTTCAAGGATGTCAGTTCAGGCGCATGGTATGCGGAGGCTGTACGTACCGCAGCAGCAGCCGGTCTAATCTCCGGGTACACGGACGGCAGCTTCATGCCTTCCAGTCCGATTACCCGTCAGGAGATGGCCAGCATCCTGGCTAAGGCCATCAAGTACACCGGCAAGACACTTACTGCCGATGCCGCTGTGCTGGCTAAATTCAGCGACGCAGCCGGTATTGCGGCCTGGTCCCGATCATCAGTGGCCGAGATTGCCGCTGAAGGAATTATCCAAGGTACACCGGACGGCAGATTTGCACCGCAGAAGCAAGCTACACGTGCGGAAGCCGTAACTATGCTTGAGAAGACATTGAAGTTATTGCAATTCATTAACTAA
- a CDS encoding glycine betaine ABC transporter substrate-binding protein — protein MMKKKSLVLLLTLVVAVIAGCSSESGGNKVKLAYVAWDSEIASTYVIKEVLESKLDATVEMLQVDAGPMWAGVADGSADAMAAAWLPGTHASYLEKYGNDVDDLGVNLDGTKTGLAVPAYMDLTSIEDLKNSGVAASLNKRIVGIEPGAGIMMATEKAMTEYDLSDYTMLESSSAAMAQELQKAYDNNEPIVVTGWTPHWMFANMDLKYLEDPKGVYGGAEQIHTIARKGLQDDMPAVYTFLDQFQWTPGEMELVMVDIQGGMSPEEAAKKWVDGNPDQVNAWIAGIE, from the coding sequence ATGATGAAGAAAAAAAGCTTGGTATTGTTGTTGACTCTAGTGGTTGCCGTGATTGCCGGATGTTCGTCCGAAAGTGGTGGCAACAAGGTGAAGCTGGCCTATGTAGCTTGGGATTCAGAGATTGCCAGTACGTATGTGATCAAGGAAGTTCTAGAATCCAAGCTTGATGCTACAGTGGAAATGCTTCAGGTAGACGCGGGTCCCATGTGGGCCGGTGTTGCCGACGGCAGTGCCGATGCGATGGCTGCGGCCTGGCTTCCAGGCACCCATGCCTCTTATCTGGAGAAATACGGCAATGACGTCGACGATCTGGGGGTCAACCTGGATGGAACCAAAACCGGTCTTGCCGTTCCAGCTTATATGGACCTCACCTCGATTGAGGATCTGAAGAACAGCGGGGTTGCCGCTTCACTGAACAAGCGGATTGTCGGAATTGAGCCGGGAGCGGGTATTATGATGGCAACGGAAAAAGCCATGACAGAATATGATCTGAGCGACTACACGATGCTGGAAAGCTCGTCGGCCGCGATGGCCCAGGAACTTCAGAAGGCCTATGACAACAATGAGCCGATTGTGGTTACCGGCTGGACGCCGCACTGGATGTTCGCCAATATGGACCTGAAATACCTGGAAGATCCTAAGGGAGTATACGGTGGTGCGGAGCAAATTCATACCATTGCCCGTAAAGGCCTGCAGGACGATATGCCTGCGGTATATACCTTCCTGGATCAATTCCAGTGGACGCCGGGTGAGATGGAGCTGGTCATGGTTGATATTCAGGGCGGCATGAGTCCTGAAGAAGCAGCCAAGAAATGGGTGGACGGCAATCCAGATCAGGTTAACGCCTGGATTGCGGGTATAGAGTAA